From Spartinivicinus ruber, the proteins below share one genomic window:
- a CDS encoding HEAT repeat domain-containing protein, giving the protein MSELIEKYLPYCGVIKALGASENTVYFITEHPEKQLTPCYQLNLETLALSETLLENNASALLVLNDKVWLGDITGNIFCNGKRITQLNNQVTKNTEKTPNPIKALVTLNQQRLGVLIDNQIVIVDQTKGTQLQTLELYSEKSSGLSSGLPPKVSPEISETGTAIATDASGQWLVAGTSKGNVFVFENEAEDQSAFKLSESAKLHEGAITSLAFDPTELRFLSAGNDNKLLLTHARGKLEAEDRDRGAGHAAPITAIVQTAGERFITGSQDKTCKSWLRAGATRPSTFSEGIGTVSGLVIAHIHNRPHLVAASGGRFSVIALDAAGKFSQLTHRLYDTYILAKSELASHQVTHRQTAIERLTRYGDKASLQLLDKQIHQDRDFALRQLIVERIATIQHPDTQRLLESYLNHKDEAVRTFAFTKLRERFTTDETLRPMALALKTGQVDVGKLAVNALAEVAADDDRAMMRLISALDVKAYAVRMLALARLEVVNPDANIVALGASQADIRRASLVRLFQRNLLEQPRVISTLRRRLDDDDNEVRQTAFLVSLFSRPALAKAIRERDKNLHRLLFDIEQFSFETDVTEGPKGSKDTTASQQTAKEPPKVRKTKLALEATDYAPLLQATASLSLDSCLLGAHCLALLNDPRAFGLLLQLSREQDKSARVMVCHGLANLNDPRADQRLQTLLNDSAIEVRDAAFSALSVIHEKQPVTAAQLGLISHHEDVRRRALQALVRVAKKEGIADTHQVLFQRAINDGNPSVRSEAFKAVLNLPVGDSHEAALRFALQSTHADIRREVQTELIAEASHHWAWSLLLELLNDPDKTIRDETLAFALKKTKGRDYAPLAAALKSPYRDTRLTAISELNKKPGEQAQQLLVEAINDSERDVRKQVIQALVDAQATKALQQAMASEYQDVVLQAASACARLGDEAALAPLLTLVTQTKPDNKEDAKRWQTTVESALAGLALLESPACVSTITPLLESDISSIRRAAAKALVWCCDSSQQATLEKALHHQDNEVKLAAAQGLALLGSESGMPGDNSLAMQLALEQSQTQAEKVLCVSALMAFGEAFADRLSFYLDDSDQLVRIAALMMHLLPSYKGQPGQSHDTFATPLLAMLSAETPILRLIAAQAIERLHDKPSYAELLNAVFNNQSGEPWQIRAETIDLFAELVVFGSSRLRSKTLQLLEYLFANKQDAWDQAWQHHTQRYKTEINELKAATKKHKLAKTKVDQAELEQVAFGTYCGLVREQGNTPGRRKVRHADSSIITVRQSALALLANMVKRNNDLLGAAESVFMQALGDPNQTVRLYALEQLQTLGTDTTLLANECLETGHNDLGVKALEMLTEGESLKQGQVILQQAMVSRTDNLALEAAKLLLKKAKPVTVAKAALDAADKTVRLRGIDWLVEDYDNPKAQALLHKALNSRHQEVRENSTYALAVKKDPKAFDALVTLLNSLLLNHTGKGFSREQNRGIQALVKLGEPKGANALLDLVDKLEQLGKTSAEQLNSLFNAAGGFRNPAVAPRLLAMMDNTSLRQGAFNALLIISGYDQPIEDPEDDKVDKSWLEQQHPRHDQLLQQLLDRCLALGETKLILRLLEGARWSPSDAVNDSLATLTRHANDDIRQLSVFSLGWRIRKRSGPSTAVVSALANQDPITQFWSAYSLALAGNDQGISILLAGVDTLTDLRLRQLAVQALGELGDERALDTLLRLAKDDEHALQEVAAEAIGHLGQSDQAETIFELLKSFVSSDRWGLVINGLHGLRYFDTRAGWQLVREKAEDSDFFGRETALEVLGYNDDPASKDLLLAVLAENSANYYDWGEAALNSARHLFGEDALAPDYAFLRCGAESFGNNDDFSQALKRVCSIGEASEMFRILPDCAIGVRTQLAMSLLNREPLPLKEAIAALASPHREAVEVAATVVGYSQATTKAITQAVDKSLATWADKWAEMRVLEQQSISHYHSDESENLTLTLQRLIWVAGVAGCSSDVLLALATAHQDDTAFNDTRFAAFQALASVKQTEATQSLIAEAVFHTDSRIRSLAASVITNSQTTPVVGLAAQAASDRSVYQQLTQQFDAKSMNEASVANAHLQGVVLPQVISNQGTEALLATALKDELAENTRLGAIEALAQLASTEGEAALVNVATTETIDEDLRKMAWRCVRRSKRARVAGN; this is encoded by the coding sequence ATGAGTGAATTAATAGAAAAATATCTCCCCTACTGTGGTGTCATTAAAGCGTTAGGGGCCAGTGAAAATACCGTTTATTTTATAACTGAGCACCCCGAAAAGCAGCTCACCCCCTGCTATCAACTCAATTTAGAAACCCTGGCGCTCAGCGAAACCCTGCTAGAAAATAATGCCAGTGCACTTTTAGTACTTAACGATAAAGTTTGGCTTGGTGATATTACTGGCAATATTTTCTGCAATGGTAAACGTATTACCCAGTTAAATAACCAAGTCACTAAAAATACTGAAAAAACACCAAACCCAATTAAAGCCTTGGTGACATTAAACCAGCAGCGACTCGGGGTTTTAATTGACAACCAAATTGTTATTGTCGACCAAACTAAAGGCACCCAGTTACAAACCCTAGAGCTATATTCTGAGAAATCTTCTGGGCTATCTTCTGGACTGCCTCCTAAAGTATCTCCTGAAATATCAGAAACCGGAACCGCTATCGCGACTGATGCCAGTGGTCAATGGTTAGTGGCAGGCACGAGTAAAGGCAACGTTTTCGTTTTTGAAAACGAAGCGGAAGACCAGTCAGCATTTAAGCTGAGCGAGTCGGCGAAGCTTCACGAAGGTGCTATTACCTCGTTAGCTTTTGACCCAACTGAGCTGCGGTTTTTATCAGCTGGTAACGACAACAAACTGCTACTGACTCATGCACGGGGCAAGCTGGAAGCAGAAGACCGTGACCGGGGGGCTGGCCATGCAGCACCCATCACTGCCATTGTGCAAACAGCCGGCGAGCGCTTCATTACAGGCTCTCAGGATAAAACCTGCAAAAGCTGGCTACGCGCCGGTGCTACGCGCCCATCGACTTTTAGTGAAGGTATAGGCACCGTTTCAGGCTTAGTCATTGCGCATATTCATAACCGCCCCCACTTGGTAGCAGCCAGTGGTGGGCGTTTTTCCGTTATTGCACTGGATGCGGCTGGCAAGTTCAGCCAACTTACCCACCGCCTCTACGACACATATATACTGGCCAAAAGCGAGCTAGCCAGCCATCAAGTCACTCATCGACAAACGGCTATTGAGCGCTTAACCCGTTATGGTGATAAAGCCTCACTGCAACTGTTGGATAAGCAAATCCACCAAGACCGGGACTTTGCATTACGCCAACTGATTGTCGAGCGCATTGCCACTATTCAACACCCAGATACCCAACGGTTATTAGAATCCTACTTAAATCACAAGGATGAAGCCGTTAGAACTTTTGCCTTTACCAAACTACGCGAACGATTCACCACTGATGAAACACTTCGCCCAATGGCTTTAGCCCTTAAAACCGGCCAAGTGGATGTGGGTAAGCTCGCGGTAAATGCACTAGCAGAAGTAGCGGCGGACGATGACCGAGCAATGATGCGCTTAATCAGTGCATTAGATGTCAAAGCCTATGCAGTGCGAATGTTGGCTCTCGCTCGTCTAGAAGTCGTTAATCCAGATGCCAATATTGTTGCCCTTGGTGCAAGTCAGGCGGATATTCGTCGGGCATCGCTGGTTAGGCTATTTCAACGGAATTTACTGGAGCAACCTCGGGTTATATCCACCCTCCGCCGACGCTTGGATGACGACGACAACGAAGTGCGCCAAACCGCCTTTTTAGTTAGTTTATTCAGTCGCCCAGCGCTGGCCAAAGCCATTCGCGAGCGAGATAAAAACCTCCACCGGCTGCTGTTTGATATTGAGCAGTTTTCCTTTGAGACTGATGTTACTGAGGGGCCTAAGGGATCAAAAGACACTACGGCCAGCCAACAAACAGCGAAAGAGCCCCCCAAAGTCCGCAAAACCAAACTGGCTCTGGAAGCAACGGATTATGCACCTTTGTTACAAGCCACAGCGAGCTTGTCACTGGATAGCTGCTTACTCGGTGCTCACTGCTTAGCCTTGCTCAATGACCCACGGGCGTTTGGCTTATTACTGCAACTCAGCCGTGAACAAGATAAAAGTGCTCGGGTTATGGTTTGCCATGGATTGGCTAATTTGAATGACCCACGGGCTGACCAGCGGCTACAAACGCTTCTGAATGACTCTGCAATTGAAGTCAGAGATGCTGCCTTTTCTGCACTGTCTGTCATTCACGAAAAACAACCTGTTACAGCCGCACAGCTCGGCTTAATCAGCCATCATGAAGATGTTCGCCGCCGGGCTTTACAAGCCCTGGTAAGGGTAGCGAAAAAAGAGGGCATTGCAGACACCCACCAAGTACTCTTCCAACGTGCAATTAATGATGGTAACCCTAGTGTCCGTAGTGAGGCTTTCAAAGCAGTACTCAATCTACCAGTGGGTGATAGCCATGAAGCAGCATTACGATTTGCCTTACAAAGTACCCATGCGGATATTCGCCGGGAAGTGCAAACCGAGCTAATAGCCGAAGCCAGCCACCACTGGGCTTGGTCTTTGCTACTGGAGTTACTGAATGACCCAGATAAAACTATTCGTGATGAAACCTTAGCCTTTGCCCTGAAGAAAACCAAAGGCCGCGACTACGCCCCACTGGCCGCAGCACTAAAAAGCCCTTATCGGGATACACGCTTAACAGCCATTAGTGAGCTCAACAAAAAGCCTGGTGAGCAAGCCCAACAGCTACTGGTTGAAGCCATCAATGACAGTGAACGGGACGTTCGCAAACAGGTTATTCAAGCCTTAGTCGATGCCCAAGCCACCAAAGCACTTCAACAGGCAATGGCCAGCGAATACCAGGATGTGGTATTACAAGCTGCTAGTGCCTGTGCGCGCTTGGGTGATGAGGCTGCACTGGCGCCATTATTAACCCTGGTAACCCAAACAAAACCGGATAACAAAGAGGATGCCAAACGCTGGCAAACTACGGTTGAATCTGCATTGGCAGGTTTAGCCCTGTTGGAGTCACCTGCCTGTGTAAGCACCATTACACCGCTGCTGGAAAGTGACATCAGCTCGATTCGCCGGGCTGCAGCTAAAGCCCTGGTCTGGTGTTGTGATAGCAGTCAACAAGCCACTCTAGAAAAAGCACTGCACCATCAGGATAACGAGGTCAAACTAGCAGCCGCCCAGGGCCTGGCCTTATTAGGCAGCGAGTCTGGTATGCCTGGTGATAATAGTCTAGCTATGCAACTAGCTTTAGAGCAAAGCCAAACCCAGGCAGAAAAAGTCCTTTGTGTGAGTGCATTAATGGCTTTTGGTGAGGCATTTGCTGACAGGCTGAGTTTTTACCTGGATGACAGTGATCAACTCGTCCGTATAGCTGCCTTAATGATGCATTTGCTGCCCAGTTATAAAGGGCAACCAGGACAAAGCCATGATACTTTCGCTACCCCTTTGTTGGCCATGCTATCGGCTGAAACCCCAATACTACGGTTAATTGCAGCCCAGGCCATTGAGCGCTTACACGATAAGCCCTCCTATGCTGAGTTACTCAACGCTGTGTTTAACAACCAGTCTGGTGAGCCATGGCAAATCCGTGCTGAAACCATTGATCTATTTGCTGAGCTGGTGGTATTCGGCAGCAGCCGTCTACGCAGCAAAACCCTCCAGCTATTGGAATACTTATTTGCTAATAAGCAGGATGCTTGGGATCAAGCCTGGCAGCACCATACCCAGCGCTATAAAACTGAAATCAATGAGCTAAAAGCAGCTACCAAGAAACACAAACTGGCTAAAACCAAAGTGGATCAAGCTGAGTTGGAGCAAGTGGCCTTTGGCACCTACTGCGGCTTAGTTCGCGAGCAAGGCAATACCCCAGGGCGACGCAAGGTGCGCCATGCTGATAGTTCGATCATCACCGTACGTCAGTCAGCCTTAGCCTTGCTAGCCAATATGGTCAAGCGTAACAACGATTTATTAGGTGCTGCAGAATCTGTATTTATGCAGGCCTTGGGTGACCCCAACCAAACTGTGCGGCTTTACGCTCTTGAGCAGCTACAAACATTGGGAACCGATACCACCCTACTAGCGAATGAGTGTCTGGAAACCGGTCATAACGACCTGGGGGTGAAAGCCCTGGAAATGCTGACTGAAGGCGAAAGTCTGAAGCAAGGCCAAGTCATTTTGCAACAAGCGATGGTCAGTCGTACCGATAACCTAGCGCTGGAAGCCGCTAAATTATTACTAAAAAAAGCTAAGCCAGTGACAGTGGCCAAAGCCGCTCTGGATGCAGCTGATAAAACCGTCAGGCTAAGAGGCATTGATTGGTTAGTTGAAGATTACGATAACCCCAAAGCTCAGGCACTGCTGCATAAAGCTCTTAACTCTCGCCATCAGGAAGTGCGAGAAAACAGCACTTACGCCTTAGCCGTTAAGAAAGATCCAAAGGCATTTGATGCGCTGGTTACACTGCTGAATAGCCTGCTGCTGAACCACACTGGCAAAGGGTTTAGCCGTGAGCAGAACCGAGGAATTCAGGCACTGGTTAAGTTGGGAGAGCCCAAAGGAGCCAATGCTCTGCTCGACTTGGTGGATAAACTGGAACAGCTAGGCAAAACCTCAGCAGAACAGCTCAATAGTTTATTTAATGCAGCGGGTGGTTTTCGTAATCCAGCAGTTGCCCCAAGGCTGTTAGCCATGATGGATAACACTTCATTACGCCAAGGCGCATTCAACGCATTGCTAATCATCAGCGGCTATGACCAGCCGATTGAAGACCCGGAAGATGACAAGGTTGATAAAAGCTGGCTTGAACAACAGCACCCCCGCCATGATCAGCTATTGCAACAGTTGTTAGACCGTTGCTTAGCGCTGGGAGAAACCAAGCTCATTTTACGGCTGTTAGAGGGCGCCCGCTGGTCACCATCTGATGCGGTTAATGACTCTCTCGCCACCCTAACCCGTCATGCTAATGATGATATTCGTCAGCTAAGTGTTTTTAGCCTGGGCTGGCGGATTCGCAAACGCAGTGGTCCAAGCACAGCCGTGGTCAGTGCACTAGCCAATCAAGACCCAATTACTCAGTTTTGGTCTGCATACAGCTTAGCCTTAGCTGGCAATGACCAGGGCATCAGTATCTTACTGGCAGGTGTAGACACCCTAACAGACTTAAGACTCCGCCAATTAGCAGTGCAAGCATTAGGTGAGCTAGGAGATGAACGCGCACTCGATACCCTATTACGACTAGCCAAAGATGATGAGCATGCCTTGCAGGAAGTGGCGGCTGAAGCCATCGGGCACTTAGGTCAGTCTGACCAGGCCGAGACAATTTTTGAGCTGTTAAAAAGTTTTGTGAGCAGTGATCGCTGGGGTTTGGTGATTAATGGCCTGCATGGTTTGCGCTACTTTGATACCCGAGCTGGCTGGCAGCTCGTTCGTGAAAAAGCCGAAGATAGTGACTTCTTTGGCCGGGAAACCGCTCTTGAAGTGTTGGGCTATAACGACGACCCAGCCAGCAAAGACTTATTACTCGCTGTATTGGCAGAAAACAGTGCTAACTATTATGACTGGGGCGAAGCTGCACTCAACAGTGCCCGGCATTTATTTGGGGAAGACGCTTTGGCCCCTGATTATGCCTTCCTGCGTTGTGGTGCTGAGTCGTTTGGTAATAATGACGACTTCAGCCAAGCACTAAAGCGGGTTTGTAGCATTGGTGAAGCCAGTGAGATGTTTCGTATTCTGCCTGACTGCGCCATAGGCGTACGTACCCAGCTTGCGATGAGTTTGCTGAACCGAGAGCCACTGCCATTGAAAGAAGCAATTGCAGCCTTAGCTAGCCCACATAGGGAAGCAGTGGAGGTCGCCGCTACTGTAGTTGGCTACAGCCAAGCTACAACTAAAGCGATTACTCAAGCAGTAGATAAGTCACTCGCCACCTGGGCTGATAAGTGGGCGGAAATGCGAGTTTTAGAACAGCAAAGCATAAGTCACTATCACTCTGACGAGAGCGAAAACCTCACCCTTACCTTGCAGCGATTAATCTGGGTTGCTGGTGTAGCAGGCTGTAGCTCTGATGTGCTGTTGGCTTTAGCCACTGCCCACCAAGATGACACTGCATTCAATGACACTCGCTTTGCGGCTTTCCAAGCACTAGCATCCGTTAAACAGACTGAGGCTACTCAGTCTTTAATAGCTGAAGCCGTTTTCCATACCGATAGCCGAATCCGTAGCCTGGCTGCTAGCGTGATTACTAACAGCCAAACCACCCCAGTTGTAGGCCTGGCAGCCCAAGCCGCCAGTGATCGTTCGGTTTATCAGCAACTCACCCAGCAGTTTGATGCTAAATCAATGAACGAGGCTAGCGTGGCAAATGCACATTTGCAGGGAGTTGTGCTACCACAGGTAATCAGCAACCAAGGCACTGAAGCTTTACTGGCCACTGCTTTGAAAGACGAGTTAGCTGAAAACACCCGTTTAGGGGCTATTGAGGCATTGGCCCAATTAGCCAGTACTGAGGGTGAAGCGGCATTGGTGAATGTGGCCACAACTGAAACCATTGATGAAGATTTACGCAAAATGGCCTGGCGATGTGTGCGCCGTTCCAAGCGGGCAAGGGTGGCAGGAAACTAA